DNA sequence from the Sphingomonas sp. genome:
GTCGCCGTTGCGGCCATAGACGGCCTGGTAGAGGTCCGATTGCTCGGTCTTGGTCGGCAGGCCGGTCGAGGGCCCGCCGCGCTGCGAATTGACGATGACGAGCGGCAGCTCGGTCATGATCGCCAGCCCCATCGCCTCGGTCTTGAGCGCGATGCCGGGGCCGGACGAGGAGGTGACGCCCAGCGATCCAGCGAAGCTCGCGCCGATCGACGCGGCGATCGCGGCGATCTCGTCCTCCGCCTGGAAGGTGGTGACGCCATATTCCTTGAGGCGCGACAGGTGATGCAGGATCGCGCTGGCCGGCGTGATCGGATAGCCGCCGAAGAACATCGGCAGCCCGGCCAGCTTCGCGCCCGCCACCAGCCCCAGCGAGATCGCCTCGGCGCCGGTCACGGTGCGGTACAGGCCCGGCTCGACCGGCGCGGCGCCGACATGGTGCTGCGTCACCTGCCCGCCCAGCTCGGCCGTCTCGCCATAGGCGTGGCCGGCGTTCAATGCGGCGATGTTCGCCTCGGCGAGCTGCGGCGCCTTGGCGAACTTAGCGTTCAGCCAGGCGACGATGGGCTCGCGATCGCGATCGAACATCCACAGCGCCAGCCCCAGCGTCCACATATTCTTGCAGCGCAGCGCCTCCTTGTTGCCGAGGCCGAAGGGCTTCACGGCGTCGAGGGTGAGCTGCGAAATGTTGAGCTTCATCACCTGCCATTTGGCGAGCTGATCGTCCTCCAGCGGATTGGCCTCGTAGCCCGCCTTGGCGAGGTTGCGCGCGCCGAACTCGCCTTCGTCGGCGATGATCAGGCCGCCGGCCTTCAAATCCGCGACATTGGTCTTCAACGCCGCCGGATTCATCGCGATCAGCACGTCGGGCGCGTCGCCCGCCGTCTCGATCGCCGCCGAGCCGAAATTGATCTGGAAGGCCGAGACGCCGAAGGTCGTTCCCTGCGGCGCGCGAATCTCCGCCGGGAAATCCGGGAAGGTCGCGAGATCGTTGCCCGCGAGCGCGGTGGAGAGGGTGAACTGACCGCCGGTCAGCTGCATGCCGTCGCCGGAATCGCCGGCGAAACGAACGACCACCGCCTCGAGCGGCGCGTCGGATCGGGCGTCTTGCGATGTCTGGTAATGGGTGGCCGTGGCCAAGATGAAATCCTTATCCTCTCACGCGCGCGGACCCTAGACCCGCGCGAGCGGCGCGACAACCGTCCGTGGACGCCTTGGGTGGCACAGGCAGGCCGCAGACCATAGATAGGAAATCCGAATCGCAATCCCAGGGAGACA
Encoded proteins:
- a CDS encoding 2-oxoacid:acceptor oxidoreductase subunit alpha, with the translated sequence MATATHYQTSQDARSDAPLEAVVVRFAGDSGDGMQLTGGQFTLSTALAGNDLATFPDFPAEIRAPQGTTFGVSAFQINFGSAAIETAGDAPDVLIAMNPAALKTNVADLKAGGLIIADEGEFGARNLAKAGYEANPLEDDQLAKWQVMKLNISQLTLDAVKPFGLGNKEALRCKNMWTLGLALWMFDRDREPIVAWLNAKFAKAPQLAEANIAALNAGHAYGETAELGGQVTQHHVGAAPVEPGLYRTVTGAEAISLGLVAGAKLAGLPMFFGGYPITPASAILHHLSRLKEYGVTTFQAEDEIAAIAASIGASFAGSLGVTSSSGPGIALKTEAMGLAIMTELPLVIVNSQRGGPSTGLPTKTEQSDLYQAVYGRNGDAPMPVIAARSPADAFDCAIEACRIAVQYMTPVMLLTDGYIANAAEPWKVPDMDGYAPFEVAFHTDAPGEGEAVNPYARDDKLKRVWIRPGTPALMHRIGGIEKNVGTGHIDYAPDNHQAMTDIRASKVLGVAGSCPDQDVCLGEPGGKLAVVGWGSTFGPIHQAVRRARKAGRDVSHIHIRHIWPLPENLGELLRSYERVIVPEMNTGQLKTLLRDQYLVDARPVNKTSGQPFKIAEIEAAIEATLG